In a genomic window of Chryseobacterium sp. G0162:
- a CDS encoding glycosyltransferase family 2 protein → MKDLVSIITPCYNSADFIEETIQSVLNQTYENWEWLITDDLSKDNTVEIIRKYNDPRIKLQVLEKNGGAGNARNNSLERAEGRYIAFLDSDDFWYPEYLEIMTGYMQEHNAELVYCNYSRCDEQLQPILKDFLADKIVTFSNLLKTCRLAPVSTMYDTKRVGKFLFPVKSKREDHVMWLNLLKVIPEGMPINKTMAKYRMRENSVSRNKKNIIKDQYLVYKDFMGFSTVKSLYYTANWAINGFLKYSKIFN, encoded by the coding sequence ATGAAAGACCTGGTCTCCATTATTACTCCCTGCTACAATTCTGCTGATTTTATAGAAGAAACAATACAGTCTGTTCTGAATCAAACCTATGAAAACTGGGAATGGCTCATTACTGATGATCTTTCTAAGGATAACACGGTTGAGATCATCAGAAAGTATAATGACCCAAGAATCAAACTTCAGGTTCTGGAGAAAAATGGTGGGGCAGGAAATGCAAGAAACAATAGTCTTGAGAGAGCTGAGGGCCGGTACATTGCATTTCTGGATTCTGATGATTTTTGGTACCCTGAATACCTTGAGATCATGACAGGTTATATGCAGGAACACAATGCAGAGCTTGTCTACTGTAATTATTCAAGATGTGATGAGCAGCTCCAGCCCATATTAAAAGATTTTCTTGCAGATAAAATTGTTACTTTCTCCAATTTATTGAAAACCTGCCGACTGGCACCGGTCTCTACGATGTATGACACTAAAAGAGTCGGAAAGTTTCTGTTCCCGGTAAAAAGCAAGCGTGAAGACCATGTAATGTGGTTAAATCTACTGAAAGTAATTCCGGAAGGAATGCCTATCAATAAAACGATGGCGAAATACAGAATGCGTGAGAACAGTGTTTCCAGAAATAAAAAAAATATTATTAAAGATCAGTACCTCGTATATAAAGACTTTATGGGATTCTCCACTGTAAAATCATTGTATTATACGGCAAACTGGGCAATAAACGGATTTCTAAAATATTCAAAAATATTCAACTAA